One window of the Clostridium sp. MB40-C1 genome contains the following:
- the folK gene encoding 2-amino-4-hydroxy-6-hydroxymethyldihydropteridine diphosphokinase codes for MDKIYIEDLEVYAFHGVNQEEKNMGQRFLISAQIYLDLSPAGISDDLTKTINYAQLCLEIEEEFKKNKYDLIEKAAEELSKYILLEYPMVKRVKLMLKKPWAPIGKPIKYAAVEVDRKWHTAYIGVGSNIGNKEHNIKQAIEKINLSQLTRVTKIANMYVTKPVGYTDQDDFLNTALEVKTLLKPKELINLLLGIEKELKRERIIKWGPRTIDLDILLYDDLITDFEEAIIPHPRMHERNFVLKPLSDIAPYLIHPILNKRIYQLRDESEEK; via the coding sequence ATGGATAAGATATACATAGAAGATTTAGAAGTTTATGCTTTCCATGGAGTTAATCAAGAAGAAAAAAATATGGGTCAGAGGTTTTTAATTTCTGCTCAAATATATTTAGATTTAAGTCCCGCAGGTATAAGTGATGATTTAACAAAAACAATCAATTATGCACAGCTTTGCTTAGAAATTGAAGAAGAGTTTAAAAAAAATAAGTATGATTTAATTGAAAAAGCAGCGGAAGAGCTTTCTAAATATATACTTTTAGAATATCCTATGGTAAAAAGAGTTAAACTTATGTTAAAGAAGCCTTGGGCACCTATAGGAAAGCCAATAAAATATGCTGCAGTAGAAGTGGACAGAAAGTGGCATACTGCATACATAGGAGTAGGTTCTAATATAGGAAATAAAGAACATAATATAAAACAAGCTATTGAAAAAATAAACTTATCACAACTTACTAGGGTGACAAAGATTGCGAATATGTACGTTACAAAGCCAGTAGGGTATACAGATCAAGATGATTTTTTAAATACAGCATTGGAAGTCAAAACTTTACTTAAGCCAAAAGAGCTGATTAATTTACTATTGGGAATTGAAAAGGAATTAAAAAGAGAAAGAATAATAAAATGGGGTCCTAGAACTATTGATTTAGATATTCTTCTTTATGATGATTTGATAACAGATTTTGAAGAAGCTATAATACCTCATCCTAGGATGCATGAAAGGAACTTTGTGTTAAAGCCTCTTTCAGATATAGCACCGTATTTAATACATCCTATATTAAATAAAAGAATATATCAATTAAGAGATGAATCAGAAGAAAAGTAA
- a CDS encoding carbohydrate ABC transporter permease, giving the protein MSEIDSIKNKKLQKNKEYKIPIKDRIKFIEPYLYILPALIIFSLFIFYPFIKTIYLSLNSTDSQGKVSSFIGLQNYIDLFKSISFKNSLIVTGKFVAFTVIPSMIIGFISALLANAKIKGVGIFRTIYALPMAISSASAAIIWMFLFHPSIGIINYVLRTNIGWLTDEKWGLLAVSLVTVWLNIGINFIFTIAALQGVPQDLYESAAIDGAGVFRKHLHITIPCISPTIFFLLVINIINTFQAFGQINIMTSGGPGEATNVLVHSIYREAFFNNRFGVASAQSIILFIILLILTLIQFRVGERKVNY; this is encoded by the coding sequence ATGAGTGAAATAGACAGTATAAAGAATAAAAAACTACAAAAGAATAAAGAATATAAAATACCAATTAAAGACAGGATAAAATTTATAGAACCTTATTTATACATTTTACCTGCCTTAATTATTTTTTCATTGTTTATTTTTTATCCTTTTATTAAAACTATATATTTAAGTCTAAATTCAACAGATTCTCAAGGAAAGGTAAGTAGTTTCATAGGATTACAAAACTATATAGACCTTTTTAAATCCATTTCTTTTAAGAACAGTTTAATAGTTACAGGCAAATTTGTTGCTTTTACTGTAATTCCGTCTATGATAATAGGATTTATATCTGCACTTCTTGCAAATGCAAAGATAAAGGGAGTTGGAATATTTAGAACAATATATGCACTTCCTATGGCAATCTCCTCTGCTTCAGCTGCGATTATATGGATGTTTCTTTTTCACCCTAGTATAGGAATAATTAATTATGTTCTTAGAACCAATATAGGATGGCTTACAGATGAAAAATGGGGGTTATTAGCTGTGTCATTGGTTACTGTTTGGCTTAATATAGGTATAAATTTTATATTTACTATAGCGGCTCTTCAAGGAGTTCCTCAAGATTTATATGAAAGTGCTGCTATAGACGGGGCAGGAGTATTTAGGAAACATTTACACATAACAATTCCCTGCATATCTCCAACAATATTTTTTTTATTAGTAATAAACATTATAAATACATTTCAAGCTTTTGGACAAATAAATATAATGACCTCTGGGGGACCAGGTGAAGCAACAAATGTTCTTGTACATTCTATATATAGAGAAGCATTTTTTAATAATAGATTTGGTGTTGCTAGTGCTCAATCAATAATTCTCTTTATAATTCTATTAATTCTTACGTTAATCCAGTTTAGAGTTGGAGAAAGAAAGGTGAATTATTAA
- a CDS encoding DMT family transporter, with translation MKQIDKKKSIIADISLFLIAIMWGGGFVATKGALDSISPFYIVTIRFIIATILLSLIFFKKVRNIDKKHIKGGFVVGIFLFGGFATQTIGLQYTTAGKQSFLTATYVVLVPFLYWGVSKKRPDMYSMVAAFLNLIGIGMLSLQSGFSIGLGDSLTLLCAVLFAGQIVAIEFYTHDLDPVILTIVQLGVCAALSGICAVIFESAPKGFTTDGIMSILYLAIFSTMLGLIVQNVAQKYTYATHAAIILSLESLFGSLLAVIILGEAFTIKMVWGCMFILIAVITAETKWGFLKTKKQDTMIEEEA, from the coding sequence ATGAAACAAATAGACAAAAAAAAGAGTATTATAGCAGATATATCATTGTTTTTAATAGCTATTATGTGGGGGGGAGGATTTGTAGCAACAAAGGGAGCTTTAGACAGTATTTCACCATTTTATATTGTAACAATTAGATTTATAATAGCTACCATTCTCTTAAGTTTAATATTTTTTAAAAAAGTGAGGAATATAGATAAAAAACATATAAAAGGTGGGTTTGTAGTTGGAATATTTTTATTTGGAGGATTTGCAACTCAAACTATAGGACTTCAATATACAACAGCAGGAAAACAATCTTTCCTGACTGCTACTTATGTTGTTTTAGTACCCTTTTTATATTGGGGAGTTAGTAAAAAAAGACCAGATATGTATTCTATGGTAGCAGCATTTTTAAATTTAATTGGTATAGGTATGTTAAGTTTACAAAGTGGCTTTAGTATAGGGTTAGGAGATAGTCTAACACTTTTGTGCGCTGTTCTATTTGCTGGACAAATAGTTGCAATAGAATTTTATACTCATGATTTAGACCCTGTAATATTAACTATAGTACAATTAGGGGTATGTGCTGCTCTTTCAGGTATATGTGCTGTTATATTTGAATCAGCACCTAAAGGTTTTACTACAGATGGAATTATGTCTATTTTATATTTAGCAATTTTTAGTACTATGCTTGGGTTAATAGTTCAAAATGTAGCGCAAAAATATACTTATGCAACTCATGCTGCGATTATCCTTTCTTTGGAATCATTATTTGGAAGTTTATTAGCTGTAATCATACTAGGAGAAGCTTTTACTATAAAAATGGTTTGGGGATGTATGTTCATATTAATAGCTGTTATAACAGCTGAAACTAAATGGGGATTTTTAAAAACTAAAAAGCAGGATACAATGATTGAAGAAGAGGCTTAG
- a CDS encoding ABC transporter substrate-binding protein has product MKLKKILSIILATSIVFSLVGCGANNAGKAENKSGDSKDTSNGKVIELKFWHSMGGVNGEAVKTMTDNFNKAHKNIHVTAQYQGKYDDALTKLKTAMQGKSGPDICQVYDIGTRFMIDSGWIVPMQDFIDKDKQFDISQLEPNLLGYYTVDNKLCSMPFNSSTPILYYNKTAFKEAGLDPNKPPKNFKEIEEYSKKLVKKDGDKISQYGFSMCIYGWFFEQLLAKQGAFYGNNENGRKGKVTQVEWDKSGAGLNILKEWKKLIDTGAVGNFGRKVDDTKNAFTAGRSAMILESTACLGGFLKGVGNRFEIGTAYLPSITDTDKGGVVIGGGALWALENGSEEKKNATWEFIKYISSPEQQVYWNSKSGYFPITKKAYDVPAMNDHLKKYPQFKTAIDQLHDTPVNSVTQGALLGIFSEARQTIEMNIEKMIQGTQTPEQSIQNAAEKINGAIKNYNQNNK; this is encoded by the coding sequence ATGAAATTGAAAAAAATCCTATCAATTATCTTAGCAACATCAATAGTTTTTTCTTTAGTGGGGTGTGGCGCGAATAATGCTGGGAAAGCAGAAAATAAGTCAGGTGATTCAAAAGACACATCAAATGGAAAAGTTATAGAACTTAAATTTTGGCATTCAATGGGAGGAGTTAATGGAGAAGCAGTAAAAACTATGACAGATAACTTTAATAAAGCACATAAGAATATACATGTTACCGCTCAGTACCAAGGAAAATATGATGATGCTTTAACGAAACTTAAAACTGCTATGCAAGGCAAATCTGGTCCAGATATTTGTCAAGTTTATGATATTGGAACTAGATTTATGATAGATAGTGGTTGGATAGTTCCTATGCAAGACTTTATTGATAAAGATAAACAATTTGATATTTCTCAATTGGAACCTAATCTTTTAGGATATTATACTGTTGATAATAAACTATGCTCAATGCCATTTAATTCTTCTACTCCTATACTTTATTATAATAAAACTGCCTTTAAAGAAGCTGGACTTGATCCAAATAAACCACCTAAGAATTTTAAGGAAATAGAAGAATATAGTAAAAAACTTGTAAAGAAAGATGGAGACAAAATATCACAATATGGATTTTCAATGTGTATATATGGATGGTTTTTTGAACAATTACTAGCAAAACAAGGAGCTTTTTATGGAAATAATGAAAATGGAAGAAAAGGTAAAGTAACACAAGTTGAATGGGATAAGAGTGGAGCTGGTTTGAATATATTAAAGGAATGGAAAAAACTTATTGATACTGGCGCTGTAGGGAATTTTGGAAGAAAAGTAGATGATACTAAAAATGCTTTTACAGCTGGTAGAAGCGCAATGATACTTGAATCTACTGCTTGTTTAGGCGGATTTTTAAAGGGTGTTGGAAATAGATTTGAAATTGGTACTGCATATCTTCCAAGTATAACAGATACAGACAAGGGAGGAGTAGTAATTGGTGGAGGAGCCCTATGGGCTCTTGAAAATGGTTCAGAAGAGAAGAAAAATGCAACTTGGGAATTTATAAAATATATCTCTTCTCCGGAACAACAAGTATATTGGAATAGTAAGAGTGGATATTTCCCAATAACTAAAAAAGCTTATGATGTTCCTGCAATGAATGATCATTTAAAGAAATATCCTCAATTTAAAACAGCTATAGACCAATTACATGACACTCCAGTAAATTCTGTTACTCAGGGAGCTTTATTAGGAATATTCTCAGAAGCAAGACAGACTATAGAAATGAATATTGAAAAAATGATTCAAGGAACTCAAACACCAGAACAATCAATACAAAATGCAGCTGAAAAAATAAATGGAGCAATAAAAAATTATAATCAAAATAATAAATAA
- a CDS encoding carbohydrate ABC transporter permease gives MKTKNTSKFIVYALNIMISILILGPILYTLGVSFMTPEQIFEYPPKLIPRSLYIKNYKEALEIAPIGRFIFNSFVMSVAITAGQIITGMLAAYAFSFMEFKGKKFLFILILSTLMIPGQAVIIANYLTISSLGLLDTFRALILPYLTSALGIFLFRQFFLSIPKELYEAAVIDGCGNFRFLISVVIPLAKPAIGSLGIYTFLHAWNMYMWPLLTTNRDGMRTVQIGISMLENVDSQAFGPVMAGIIMIILPSIVAFILGQKQLIEGLTAGSVKS, from the coding sequence ATGAAAACAAAAAATACTTCTAAATTTATAGTGTATGCTTTGAATATTATGATTTCAATCTTAATTTTAGGACCTATTTTATATACATTAGGGGTTAGTTTTATGACACCAGAACAGATTTTTGAGTATCCTCCTAAGCTTATTCCAAGGTCATTGTATATTAAAAATTACAAAGAAGCTTTAGAAATAGCACCTATAGGTAGATTTATATTTAATAGTTTTGTAATGTCTGTAGCAATAACTGCTGGACAAATAATAACAGGGATGTTAGCTGCATATGCCTTTTCTTTTATGGAGTTTAAGGGAAAAAAATTTTTATTTATACTTATACTATCTACACTTATGATTCCAGGGCAAGCGGTAATTATTGCAAATTATCTAACTATAAGTTCTCTTGGATTACTAGATACATTTAGAGCGCTTATTTTACCATATTTAACATCTGCTCTCGGCATATTTCTTTTTAGACAATTCTTTTTATCTATACCCAAAGAGCTATATGAAGCGGCTGTTATAGATGGATGTGGGAATTTTAGATTTTTAATTAGTGTTGTAATACCTCTTGCTAAACCAGCCATAGGCTCACTTGGAATATATACTTTCTTGCATGCATGGAATATGTACATGTGGCCATTACTTACTACTAATAGGGATGGGATGAGGACAGTACAAATAGGAATAAGTATGCTTGAAAATGTAGATTCACAAGCTTTTGGACCTGTAATGGCAGGAATAATTATGATAATTTTGCCTTCTATTGTAGCGTTTATTTTAGGCCAAAAACAATTAATAGAAGGGTTAACAGCAGGATCTGTTAAAAGTTGA